A single window of Chloracidobacterium sp. DNA harbors:
- a CDS encoding type IV pilus twitching motility protein PilT, with amino-acid sequence MDALFVKMSEVGASDLHMSVSVPPMVRQDGKMKPLESAETVLTRETMQALLMSIMPARNQQEFAERSDTDFAYEIPGLARFRCNIYMDRKGMGAVFRIIPSKILTAEQLNLSKAIMDLCSLSKGLVVVTGPTGSGKSTTLCAMVDSINKSREDHIITIEDPIEFVHENQKCLVNQREVHNHTDSFKNALRAALREDPDIVLVGEMRDLETISIAIETAETGHLVFGTLHTTTAASTVDRIIDQFPADRQQQIRVMLSESLRGVIAQTLLPKKGGGRVAALEVLIVTPAISNLIREGKTFQIPSAMQTGKNLGMVMLNDALFEHVQNGSVEPRDAYVKSVDKASFETMLTRAGISL; translated from the coding sequence ATGGATGCCCTTTTCGTCAAAATGTCCGAGGTTGGTGCGTCTGACCTGCACATGTCTGTGAGCGTGCCGCCAATGGTGCGTCAAGACGGCAAGATGAAGCCGCTCGAATCCGCCGAAACAGTTTTGACCCGCGAGACGATGCAAGCGTTGCTGATGTCGATAATGCCTGCGAGAAACCAGCAGGAGTTTGCCGAACGCAGTGATACCGATTTCGCTTACGAGATTCCGGGACTTGCCCGCTTCCGCTGCAATATCTATATGGATCGCAAAGGAATGGGTGCGGTGTTTCGCATCATTCCGTCTAAGATCCTGACCGCCGAGCAACTCAACTTGTCCAAAGCAATAATGGATCTGTGCTCGCTGTCTAAGGGCCTCGTAGTAGTAACCGGTCCGACGGGTTCCGGAAAGTCGACGACCCTGTGCGCAATGGTCGACTCGATCAACAAAAGCCGCGAAGACCACATCATCACCATCGAGGACCCGATCGAGTTCGTTCACGAAAATCAAAAATGCCTCGTCAATCAGCGCGAGGTGCACAATCACACGGACTCGTTCAAGAATGCCCTGCGTGCCGCTCTCCGTGAGGATCCGGATATCGTTTTGGTCGGTGAAATGCGTGACCTCGAGACCATCTCGATCGCGATCGAGACTGCCGAAACGGGCCACCTCGTATTCGGCACGCTCCATACTACGACTGCCGCATCCACGGTGGACCGCATCATCGACCAGTTCCCTGCCGATCGGCAACAACAGATCCGCGTTATGCTGTCCGAATCGCTTAGAGGCGTAATTGCCCAGACATTATTGCCAAAGAAGGGCGGCGGCCGTGTCGCAGCACTCGAAGTTCTGATCGTCACGCCGGCGATCAGCAATCTCATCCGCGAGGGCAAGACGTTTCAGATACCGTCAGCGATGCAGACCGGTAAAAACCTCGGAATGGTTATGCTCAATGACGCCCTATTCGAACACGTCCAAAATGGCTCGGTCGAACCAAGGGATGCATACGTCAAATCAGTGGACAAGGCAAGTTTCGAAACGATGCTGACG